A window of Notolabrus celidotus isolate fNotCel1 chromosome 11, fNotCel1.pri, whole genome shotgun sequence contains these coding sequences:
- the si:ch211-251b21.1 gene encoding probable glutamate receptor isoform X3, which translates to MSPSQADIFHVFMKNSTSSHEVAFQEADLAVAPLTLTAIREQFVDMTTPFMQTGIGFILRKDVASQGSGFSLLSPFSTDMWAGVLIAFLLTGVCMFLMGRISPSEWSEPDKEQHSFTLLHSFWYITGALTLQGAGPHPKALSGRLVSAFWWLFAILLLACYFGNFNSMLHSNEKHVSIKTFEDLANQDVIKYGTVDGGSTKAFFKYSNNPVYRRLYETMERKKSFVPNMGEGVRRAQEENFAFIGEAVSLDLAVARYCSLIRAQEVIAMRAYSIAAPLGSPLVKNLTNAILQLSESGELTYLRDKWWASSCLGTDSTPASEALHSKDLRGLFLMLGLGLAVGLLLALLELLSKARNQAKDGKKSCCSVLTSELSQRFGRGGESTEGDSSDKSKA; encoded by the exons GAAGCAGACCTGGCTGTGGCCCCGCTCACCCTCACAGCGATCAGAGAGCAGTTTGTGGACATGACCACGCCCTTCATGCAGACTGGGATCGGCTTCATCCTGCGCAAAGACGTGGCCTCGCAGGGGAGCGGCTTCAGCCTGCTGTCACCTTTCTCCACCGACATGTGGGCCGGGGTCCTCATCGCCTTCCTGCTCACAGGGGTCTGCATGTTCCTGATGGGCAG GATCAGCCCCTCTGAATGGTCAGAGCCAGACAAAGAGCAGCACAGCTTCACTCTGCTGCATAGCTTCTGGTACATCACAGGAGCTCTGACTCTGCAAG GTGCCGGTCCTCACCCTAAAGCTCTGTCTGGACGACTCGTCAGCGCCTTCTGGTGGTTGTTTGCAATACTGCTGTTGGCCTGCTACTTTGGCAACTTCAACTCTATGTTGCACTCAAATGAGAAGCACGTTTCCATCAAGACCTTTGAGGACCTGGCCAACCAGGATGTGATCAAGTATGGCACTGTGGATGGCGGGTCCACCAAGGCGTTCTTTAAG TATTCAAACAACCCTGTGTACCGGCGGTTATACGAGACTATGGAGCGTAAGAAGAGCTTCGTGCCCAACATGGGGGAGGGGGTCCGCCGGGCTCAGGAGgaaaactttgctttcatcggTGAAGCCGTGTCTCTGGACCTGGCTGTGGCTCGGTACTGTTCACTGATCCGTGCACAGGAAGTCATCGCCATGAGAGCGTACTCCATTGCTGCACCTCTGG GTTCCCCTCTTGTTAAAAACCTGACCAATGCCATTCTGCAGCTCAGCGAGTCCGGGGAGCTGACCTACCTGCGTGACAAGTGGTGGGCCAGCAGCTGTTTGGGTACAGACAGCACCCCTGCCTCTGAGGCCCTGCACTCCAAAGACCTGAGGGGCCTCTTCCTCATGCTGGGTCTGGGACTGGCTGTCGGGCTCCTGCTGGCCCTGTTGGAGCTCCTCTCCAAGGCTCGCAACCAGGCCAAGGATGGCAAA AAATCGTGTTGCTCGGTGTTGACATCAGAGTTGAGCCAGAGATTTggcagaggaggggagagcacagagGGGGACAGCTCGGACAAAAGCAAAGCCTAA